One Paenibacillus urinalis DNA segment encodes these proteins:
- a CDS encoding sensor histidine kinase gives MPERKFAFLSAITIFIFLLTNLFIFYNISKKTFLNHMSSDTMVISEYISSDIDKFSSTIKISDALLSDSLRNAAIAIRNSLPIKYKDVTNDQLKDLASRLEVSVISLIALVKGDYTVVLSSDASRIGKKLSDCDTCDTAMSDPYWSVKPPVQSINSETHHKHGYYYDGEADYIINPYVDNGYYFLVNQEMDVDTYVNNILQDHKGELLDITALFWIDVIEPSVNRELTMTSPLRGTNPTEEDIFLGSNSFASSRDIDHMQRAALTGDYTTYEDVINGQRVIKTFYPGVVDGYTFIISITGNMEISNPVLNSLISKYGILLTKVTIISLLFGWAVLKLSKYPGRSVTNEHEKAEGNIDHLWVEVKGQRHDLNNHLDTLHGLIELGFYNEAKEYINEIVEETSTINEIIDIGQPEIAVLILSKMSQATAKNIDFQFEILNKTESKLVLLGSRKMDVVKILGNLLDNAFEEVMKLSPDQRLVVLNGEIRNDVFRFFIKNKLSQHLSPAMIKQMFLPRKTTKNSTGIGLSIVNERVKRNEGSIICQLTEEGFIQFNVLLPTEQSKLRE, from the coding sequence ATGCCTGAAAGAAAATTTGCGTTTTTATCCGCAATAACTATATTTATTTTCCTATTAACAAATCTATTTATCTTCTATAACATAAGTAAAAAGACCTTTTTAAATCATATGTCAAGTGACACGATGGTCATTTCAGAATATATTTCTTCTGATATAGACAAATTTAGCAGCACTATTAAGATCTCCGATGCGCTATTATCGGATTCTTTACGAAATGCAGCTATAGCAATACGCAATAGTCTACCGATAAAGTATAAAGATGTTACAAATGATCAGTTGAAGGATTTAGCGAGTCGTTTAGAGGTCAGTGTGATTTCATTAATTGCACTAGTAAAGGGGGATTATACTGTTGTACTCTCTTCAGATGCATCCCGGATAGGTAAGAAGTTAAGTGATTGTGATACATGTGATACTGCGATGTCCGATCCCTATTGGTCTGTTAAGCCACCTGTGCAGTCTATTAATTCTGAGACTCATCATAAACATGGTTATTACTATGACGGAGAAGCGGATTATATTATCAATCCTTATGTAGATAATGGATATTATTTTTTAGTTAATCAAGAGATGGACGTAGATACATACGTAAATAACATTCTCCAAGACCATAAGGGGGAATTACTTGATATAACCGCGTTGTTTTGGATTGATGTTATCGAACCTTCTGTAAATAGAGAGCTAACTATGACTTCCCCTCTTAGAGGAACTAATCCTACAGAGGAGGATATATTTTTAGGATCAAACTCATTTGCGAGTTCTAGGGATATAGATCACATGCAAAGAGCTGCATTAACGGGGGATTATACAACTTATGAAGACGTAATAAACGGCCAACGTGTCATAAAAACTTTCTACCCAGGTGTCGTTGATGGATATACGTTTATTATTAGCATCACAGGCAACATGGAAATATCGAATCCGGTATTGAACAGTCTTATTTCTAAGTACGGGATTCTTTTAACAAAAGTAACGATCATAAGTCTATTATTCGGGTGGGCTGTACTGAAGTTGTCTAAATATCCAGGTCGTTCTGTTACGAATGAGCATGAAAAAGCTGAGGGTAATATCGATCATTTGTGGGTCGAGGTGAAAGGTCAACGGCATGACTTAAACAATCATTTGGATACCCTGCATGGTCTTATTGAACTTGGATTTTATAATGAGGCAAAAGAATATATCAATGAGATAGTTGAAGAGACATCAACTATCAACGAGATAATTGATATTGGGCAGCCGGAAATTGCAGTGTTAATTCTATCTAAGATGTCTCAGGCAACTGCTAAGAATATCGATTTTCAGTTTGAAATTCTAAATAAAACTGAATCAAAATTAGTTCTTTTAGGAAGTAGGAAAATGGACGTAGTAAAAATCCTCGGAAACCTATTGGATAACGCATTTGAGGAGGTGATGAAGTTAAGTCCAGATCAAAGACTGGTTGTGCTTAATGGAGAAATACGTAACGATGTATTCCGATTTTTTATAAAAAACAAATTGAGCCAACACCTATCTCCTGCCATGATTAAGCAAATGTTCCTTCCAAGAAAGACTACAAAAAACAGCACTGGAATTGGGCTAAGCATTGTTAATGAGAGGGTAAAACGTAACGAAGGAAGCATTATTTGTCAGCTTACGGAAGAAGGTTTTATCCAGTTTAATGTGTTGCTACCGACGGAACAGAGTAAACTAAGGGAATAG
- a CDS encoding DNA polymerase III subunit beta, whose product MAKAVEERVTTAVKAEGVSFTVDHEAIMNVLTTCSKVVPRSSVVPILKCIKFDLNKDVLFVTAMSDSQSVIVKLQVENTGNQDGSYLFPSREGIELVKRLPSGSLSFSVNEASVRISYGNNGSASLKVLDPDEYPQLPSVAGVKFVPVPMDALRKGAAAQRFASTDSSTAILCGINIRKVEDKLGFTATNRHRIYDFVSDVKIPNPDEFRGGVIDAINFKSIVDTFRTSERIDFAVTDHHLILRDRSSNSVYFGRLVEGSYPDIAKLCEMPEQSCLARIPLGRLDETLNRMLSLESENHRVYFLHGDNGELVVKSESHTGEIVESIEGSVVDKSMGMIRFNARYLRDALSASDRDVNDVLFNITGQSTPSYITYDGDPSVLNVVLPVR is encoded by the coding sequence ATGGCAAAAGCAGTGGAAGAACGTGTTACTACGGCAGTTAAGGCAGAGGGAGTATCGTTTACCGTTGATCATGAAGCGATTATGAACGTATTAACGACTTGTTCTAAGGTAGTGCCGAGAAGCAGCGTTGTTCCAATACTGAAATGTATTAAGTTTGATTTAAACAAAGATGTTCTTTTCGTTACGGCAATGTCCGATTCCCAATCGGTTATTGTGAAACTGCAGGTAGAGAATACAGGAAATCAGGATGGGAGCTATCTATTTCCTTCAAGAGAAGGAATAGAACTTGTAAAACGTTTGCCAAGCGGTTCGCTATCGTTCAGTGTAAATGAGGCCTCTGTACGTATCTCGTACGGGAACAATGGTTCTGCATCGCTTAAGGTCTTGGATCCGGACGAGTATCCTCAGCTGCCGTCAGTGGCCGGAGTAAAGTTTGTGCCGGTTCCAATGGATGCCCTGCGAAAGGGTGCTGCAGCCCAGCGTTTTGCCTCAACTGATTCCAGTACTGCTATTCTCTGCGGTATTAATATCCGCAAAGTAGAGGATAAGCTTGGATTTACCGCGACGAATAGGCATCGGATATATGATTTCGTTTCTGACGTAAAGATACCAAATCCAGACGAGTTTCGTGGTGGAGTTATCGATGCTATAAATTTCAAAAGTATCGTAGATACTTTTAGAACCTCTGAAAGAATTGATTTTGCAGTGACGGATCATCATTTAATTTTAAGAGACCGTAGCAGCAATTCAGTGTACTTTGGTAGGCTAGTTGAGGGAAGTTATCCTGATATTGCGAAACTCTGTGAGATGCCTGAGCAGTCCTGTCTTGCAAGGATTCCGCTTGGGCGCCTCGACGAGACGTTGAACCGGATGTTATCGCTAGAATCCGAAAATCATCGTGTATATTTTTTACATGGAGATAACGGAGAGCTGGTTGTTAAATCGGAAAGCCACACAGGTGAGATTGTAGAGTCAATTGAAGGCTCCGTTGTAGATAAAAGTATGGGAATGATCAGGTTCAATGCTCGATATCTGAGGGATGCCCTTTCAGCCAGTGACCGGGATGTGAACGATGTTTTATTTAACATTACAGGTCAGAGTACTCCATCATATATTACGTATGATGGAGATCCATCGGTATTGAACGTTGTATTACCCGTGAGGTAA
- a CDS encoding DUF4365 domain-containing protein, with the protein MAKLSNQKKERQTVNAIEYLANLPDSYLIPDIPVGDKGISFDGHISVMEDDSETKESLIGRVPVQVKGTEVEHFTEGVRSFSFELADYRNFFNSDGVLLLVGEVKPNGETKLFYKALLALEINELLQRFNKQKQRVIELRPLDETRLYDVCYKFLAEQTLQSRELVTHKPFQIDDFRELRLTSMTYSPSLDESLEKIFDHDFTMYGVKNQAHFPLKRIRIGSINVRKDNVIFSDMKNEYRILTDIEVKQNVTAYTLEKSFILEISNNDGVFKLNYEILDFNTLAAQLKVVPMLISLFSGNKISFRGNYIQLDSQKETLEGFRERYECLLELERTFELLGIDKTTLIEQECDDQLGEELEWLILRVLKNDVRGFSFGETKRGIFNFKVGKHLVLLFYNSTAKQRIVSVFSDEVAASELYMVDEGDGEEYRHSIYISLSEESLAKGININSQAICNSFDQIDPFSSNTVSDFTNNFCLKCINAFIKSGKRELLDIAENIYAKSNGQANVNNEYILINKLQIKLWRDGSLTDEENQLLYQKKMQAIKEENAELSFCVSVLLKNLDESRFFFNLMDKELQDFYMMLPIYKLYESVNPVTE; encoded by the coding sequence GTGGCTAAGCTATCAAATCAGAAAAAGGAACGTCAGACGGTAAATGCAATTGAATATCTGGCAAATTTACCAGACTCCTATTTGATACCTGATATACCAGTGGGAGATAAGGGGATTTCGTTTGATGGGCATATCTCGGTAATGGAAGATGATTCAGAGACTAAAGAATCCCTAATTGGAAGAGTACCGGTACAAGTAAAGGGGACTGAAGTAGAGCATTTTACTGAAGGAGTTAGGAGTTTCAGCTTCGAGTTAGCTGATTATCGAAATTTTTTTAATTCCGATGGTGTTTTATTACTTGTTGGTGAGGTCAAACCTAACGGAGAAACTAAGCTTTTTTACAAAGCTTTGCTTGCTCTCGAGATAAATGAATTACTACAACGTTTTAACAAACAGAAACAGAGGGTTATAGAATTACGACCACTGGATGAAACAAGATTGTATGATGTTTGTTATAAATTTTTGGCAGAACAAACACTGCAGTCAAGAGAACTAGTGACGCATAAGCCATTTCAAATTGATGACTTTAGAGAGTTAAGGTTGACCAGTATGACATACTCTCCTTCACTTGATGAATCACTGGAGAAAATTTTTGACCATGACTTTACGATGTATGGTGTTAAAAATCAAGCTCATTTTCCCTTAAAGAGAATAAGAATTGGGTCAATCAATGTTCGAAAAGATAACGTCATTTTTAGTGATATGAAGAATGAATATAGAATTCTTACTGACATAGAAGTAAAACAGAATGTTACAGCCTACACCTTGGAAAAATCATTTATCTTAGAGATAAGCAATAATGATGGTGTATTCAAACTTAATTATGAAATTTTGGACTTTAATACACTTGCTGCTCAACTAAAAGTTGTTCCTATGTTAATAAGTTTATTTTCAGGTAATAAAATAAGTTTCCGAGGTAATTATATTCAGCTCGATTCTCAAAAAGAAACTTTAGAAGGGTTTCGAGAGCGATATGAATGTTTGCTCGAGTTGGAGAGAACTTTTGAGCTTCTTGGCATCGACAAAACAACACTTATTGAACAAGAATGTGATGATCAACTAGGTGAAGAATTAGAGTGGTTAATTCTTAGAGTACTAAAGAATGATGTTAGAGGATTTTCGTTTGGTGAAACAAAGAGAGGAATATTCAACTTTAAAGTCGGAAAGCACTTAGTATTGTTGTTCTATAATTCCACCGCAAAGCAAAGAATAGTAAGTGTTTTTTCTGATGAGGTTGCTGCTTCTGAATTATACATGGTTGACGAGGGTGATGGCGAGGAATATCGTCACAGTATTTATATTTCTCTTTCTGAAGAGTCTTTAGCTAAGGGAATCAACATAAATAGTCAAGCAATCTGTAATTCTTTTGATCAAATTGATCCATTTTCGAGTAATACAGTTTCTGATTTTACTAACAACTTCTGTTTAAAATGTATTAACGCATTTATTAAGTCTGGTAAGAGAGAACTCTTAGATATAGCTGAGAATATCTATGCAAAATCTAATGGACAGGCAAATGTAAATAATGAATATATTTTGATAAATAAACTACAGATTAAATTATGGAGAGATGGGAGTCTAACTGATGAAGAGAATCAGTTACTATATCAAAAAAAAATGCAGGCTATAAAAGAAGAAAACGCAGAGCTATCATTTTGTGTCAGCGTACTGCTCAAAAATTTAGACGAGAGTCGATTTTTCTTTAACTTGATGGACAAAGAACTACAAGACTTCTATATGATGCTACCAATCTATAAATTGTATGAGTCTGTGAATCCTGTAACTGAATGA
- a CDS encoding toprim domain-containing protein — protein MRLRRTRHADWFEIMSLCPICGKKGWCAINKDQTIVHCMRVPSDKYKDSDIGRQYTHYLTESAPRERIEIELSNAVEKRSNDHLNHVYRTFTKEVPLSTKHASHLRSDRMMDEDSIRMREYRTMPERDRYKVAKGMIGRLSSENDLLGVPGFFAAEGRYGAYWTIAGNTGLMVPYRSIRNEITGWQIRVDKPPLELSMQGSIKGEIMEEVEPLPNGLRRAKCSLQVQDKTLEVILTEKDKKICHSKSGQFVFSVKLEQGTKYWWWSSGSKMNGASIGGPLPVHLALPYPCLPYWKTGEDPSDIIDCSEVWVTEGALKADLAADLMVKPFFAVPGTGAFRLALEPLKELGCKHVVLAFDADAVTTPEVQRSLELCAEFFAKENDMALSLAMWDVSLGKGIDDLLRANYVPQVSSLLS, from the coding sequence ATGAGATTACGTAGAACTAGACATGCTGATTGGTTTGAGATTATGTCGCTGTGCCCGATCTGTGGAAAGAAAGGGTGGTGTGCGATCAATAAGGATCAGACCATTGTTCATTGCATGCGAGTACCATCGGATAAATACAAAGATTCAGATATTGGTCGGCAATATACACATTATTTAACGGAGAGTGCACCGCGGGAGCGAATTGAAATTGAGCTATCCAATGCGGTAGAGAAGCGATCAAATGACCATCTGAATCATGTATACCGTACCTTTACTAAAGAAGTCCCTCTGTCTACAAAGCACGCAAGTCACTTACGTAGCGACCGAATGATGGACGAGGACTCAATACGAATGAGAGAATATCGGACAATGCCAGAAAGGGACCGTTATAAAGTCGCTAAAGGGATGATAGGGCGATTAAGCAGCGAAAATGACTTACTAGGTGTTCCAGGATTTTTTGCAGCTGAGGGTCGCTATGGAGCATACTGGACGATAGCTGGGAATACGGGTCTAATGGTTCCGTATCGATCAATCCGTAATGAAATCACTGGCTGGCAAATTCGTGTAGATAAACCACCGCTCGAGTTGTCGATGCAGGGTTCTATAAAAGGTGAAATTATGGAGGAGGTTGAGCCACTTCCTAATGGCTTGAGACGAGCTAAATGCTCACTCCAAGTCCAGGATAAAACACTTGAAGTAATTCTTACTGAAAAGGATAAGAAGATATGTCATTCCAAGTCCGGTCAGTTTGTCTTCAGTGTAAAACTTGAGCAGGGTACCAAGTACTGGTGGTGGAGCAGCGGATCTAAAATGAATGGTGCTTCTATAGGGGGGCCACTGCCGGTTCATTTGGCTCTTCCTTATCCATGTCTCCCATATTGGAAAACAGGGGAGGATCCCAGCGATATTATCGACTGTTCAGAGGTATGGGTGACAGAGGGAGCACTAAAAGCAGATCTTGCAGCTGATCTAATGGTAAAGCCGTTCTTCGCCGTTCCTGGAACGGGAGCTTTTAGATTAGCCCTTGAACCATTAAAGGAGCTCGGCTGCAAACATGTCGTTTTAGCCTTTGACGCCGACGCAGTTACAACTCCTGAAGTACAACGTTCTCTAGAGCTATGCGCAGAGTTTTTTGCAAAAGAAAACGATATGGCACTAAGCCTTGCAATGTGGGACGTTTCATTAGGAAAGGGAATTGATGATCTACTGCGGGCAAATTATGTTCCTCAGGTGTCTTCTTTATTGAGTTAA
- a CDS encoding DUF6094 domain-containing protein: MSDNMKRMFDRIIRNKIRMGNFETTDRDMDCVRKLLQFPDRPFSAADFCAGSGRAMEILTQGSKAVTFGVEPNEEKYLELRERVHQACFGGYEQCRISKDYFRLIYLNPPYDDDSESEESKRERKEKVFLRHIIQYLAVDGILIYNIPRRRMTKDIVNLLVTNLDEINVYQSHDDTYGQVYVFGRKRSVKFIDRPEVQRILGLVAEGIVLSRLPEAIDPIYKVPAGNVTPKYFRSIIMDVDQLRVVSCHSSLSRRGMEWTTPKAPALKLQPLLPDKEMHRVLRMASGRLNGKVGSGELLHVLKGIVKKDATTEIEKVGDETIETTRETFKITFRIVDRFGNIRTVQS; this comes from the coding sequence ATGTCCGATAACATGAAGCGCATGTTTGATCGAATTATTAGAAACAAAATTCGTATGGGTAACTTTGAGACAACTGATCGAGATATGGACTGCGTACGAAAACTATTACAATTTCCTGATCGGCCGTTCTCAGCTGCGGATTTTTGTGCAGGAAGTGGCCGTGCAATGGAGATTCTTACACAAGGTTCAAAGGCTGTAACGTTTGGTGTGGAACCTAATGAAGAGAAGTACCTGGAGCTCCGAGAGCGCGTACACCAAGCATGTTTTGGAGGCTATGAACAGTGCCGTATCTCTAAGGACTACTTCAGGCTCATATACTTAAATCCTCCCTATGATGATGATTCGGAATCAGAGGAGAGCAAGCGAGAGCGTAAAGAAAAGGTGTTCCTTCGGCACATCATTCAGTACTTGGCGGTTGACGGAATACTTATCTATAACATTCCGAGGCGACGTATGACTAAGGATATTGTCAATTTGCTAGTCACTAATCTGGATGAGATTAATGTTTATCAATCTCATGACGATACATACGGTCAAGTATATGTTTTCGGTCGTAAACGATCTGTAAAGTTCATTGATCGACCGGAAGTACAAAGAATACTTGGATTAGTTGCTGAAGGAATTGTACTTAGTCGGTTACCTGAAGCAATAGATCCTATTTATAAAGTGCCGGCAGGGAACGTCACTCCAAAATACTTCAGATCGATAATCATGGACGTAGACCAGCTCAGGGTCGTTTCTTGCCATTCATCTTTGTCACGAAGAGGCATGGAATGGACGACACCTAAAGCACCTGCTTTGAAGCTGCAGCCGCTCCTTCCGGATAAAGAAATGCATAGGGTCCTAAGAATGGCCTCAGGCCGATTAAACGGAAAAGTTGGCAGCGGAGAACTTCTTCACGTTCTAAAAGGCATTGTGAAGAAGGATGCTACTACGGAAATTGAAAAAGTCGGGGATGAGACCATAGAGACGACAAGGGAAACCTTTAAGATTACCTTTCGTATCGTGGACCGGTTTGGAAATATTCGAACGGTTCAGAGCTAA
- a CDS encoding LytR/AlgR family response regulator transcription factor, translating into METNFTIIIAEDGVVQRGKLKLYVEKMGHTVVDMVSSGSRLIESCAIYRPDIVLLDIGLEKLDGLSAFRILRESGNNSKMIFVTGSGNPTHLLASYDLDSIDYILKPVTFERLKKAIDKAVIQLSAENILSTRQNEDVNMITVMSNRRDLLVNEKKILFVEKINDTKWIKIHLKDGEIIETRTPLKKILDQTSRIIFCPHRSFLVNMLCVEEVRADPVTKGNYLISLQNSVAVILLSRNHYEEFLQRQSELKNRMNIDGWLSLQGTN; encoded by the coding sequence ATGGAAACAAATTTTACAATTATTATAGCTGAAGATGGAGTTGTCCAACGAGGAAAATTAAAATTATATGTCGAGAAGATGGGACATACCGTCGTAGACATGGTAAGTTCGGGTTCACGTTTGATTGAAAGCTGCGCAATATACCGACCGGACATTGTTCTCCTTGATATCGGACTCGAGAAGCTGGATGGATTATCCGCATTTCGTATACTTCGAGAAAGCGGGAATAACTCAAAAATGATCTTTGTGACGGGTTCTGGGAATCCTACACATCTTTTAGCGAGCTATGATTTGGATAGCATTGATTACATCCTGAAACCCGTAACCTTTGAACGCCTAAAAAAGGCGATAGATAAAGCTGTTATACAGTTGAGTGCAGAGAACATCTTAAGTACAAGACAGAATGAGGATGTAAACATGATCACTGTTATGTCTAACAGACGTGATCTACTAGTAAACGAGAAAAAGATACTTTTCGTCGAGAAGATTAACGATACAAAATGGATAAAGATTCATCTCAAAGATGGAGAAATCATTGAAACAAGAACACCTTTAAAAAAAATATTGGATCAGACATCGAGGATTATTTTTTGTCCACATCGGAGTTTTCTCGTAAACATGTTGTGTGTGGAGGAGGTAAGGGCAGATCCAGTCACTAAAGGAAACTATCTGATCTCATTGCAGAATTCTGTTGCCGTTATCTTACTTTCTAGAAACCACTATGAAGAATTCTTACAACGACAATCTGAACTGAAGAATAGGATGAACATTGATGGCTGGTTAAGCTTGCAGGGAACCAATTGA
- a CDS encoding DEAD/DEAH box helicase family protein, with protein sequence MSESSEISNVVIEAIDPALEEKKVSSLSDVESIGDYLGLFGADLIRRLNDEYVPVHHPGQNKPLQLLENLKRPLFQAQAHVVTALIKGFQRHRNLLVIGEPGTGKTSVSISVFYSLITELLQKKSGRVLYMVPNHLIKKTKREWGILLDKDLFEVHFLSDYIDVIKLRDSRRLETKPKKIEVYIIARDTAKLGYIYEPVAHWSDRTYQQQFQNNDGTVRTVEKVAFRGWRCPDCGGQLMKEKEDSLVPMEYEDFFNKHGKPTRRKTNLYCSNQVRLYKNVDPDKDETRICGSRLWQAKNSKKSYISGKPKPVAGVAPRKVSPADLFKRWFKGKFDLAIGDECHELAGGSAQAHAFHVFLNCAKRGIAMTGTLSNGYASSLFELFFRMFPSRLKQMGFNWGDVGKWVDLYGVRERVTKIRDDGDLNSSSNGKSKRTSVKELPAAAPQLFTDILSDVAVFIQMADMFEVLPELKEGPMSVPLEGERRLISCKTQIVRRPGRKRKIEKKMRLLAPDWYLRKNLTEVENRLREAVQKELAAGGQSVLLGSLVNTLLSYSDVPFNFEGVLHPDTGECIVSDSYRLSERLLYPKELQMIKFVRSQLKLGRRVGIYATYTGKMGTLQRLSQLLEERGIKTALLGTEVKGPDREEWIAERVREGAQVILTNPILVSTGLDLLMFPSLYFYQTGHRLNIVRQASRRHWRIGQPNKCLTVYNSYQGTMQELAINLMAAKMSAAQALEGQFSQEGLSALTEGSGGSLATELAKRFVGNNIEGVESAESIWGKMTIYATQFIPESSVQALVQEDTINDNSSDFVEVEVPSVDVIEAGSLQEVLLKWADESIPADLHSRFEQQIKYVVERVKQGVEGLEFSCSAESTVLSWDCSKAPRDAIDFRRWVFNLTNKIVHEQSTSKQEKIRLVVEGNKPAAKTKKKYNVGAGQIAFKF encoded by the coding sequence ATGAGTGAATCTTCAGAAATAAGCAATGTGGTGATTGAGGCAATTGACCCTGCTCTGGAAGAGAAAAAGGTTTCCTCTCTTTCCGATGTGGAATCTATTGGGGATTATTTAGGGTTATTTGGAGCAGACCTGATTAGACGTCTTAACGATGAATATGTACCAGTTCATCATCCAGGTCAAAATAAACCACTCCAGTTGTTAGAGAACCTTAAGCGTCCATTATTTCAAGCACAAGCTCACGTCGTAACTGCATTAATTAAGGGGTTTCAGCGTCATCGTAATCTCTTAGTTATTGGTGAGCCTGGAACAGGGAAAACATCCGTCTCTATCTCAGTTTTTTATTCCCTAATCACAGAATTACTCCAGAAAAAATCTGGACGGGTTCTTTATATGGTCCCAAATCATCTGATAAAGAAGACGAAGCGGGAATGGGGTATTCTGCTAGATAAGGATCTGTTTGAGGTTCACTTTCTATCAGACTATATTGACGTTATCAAGCTCCGAGATAGCAGAAGATTGGAGACGAAACCTAAAAAAATTGAGGTTTACATCATTGCAAGGGATACTGCTAAACTAGGTTATATTTACGAACCGGTTGCACATTGGTCGGACCGTACATATCAGCAGCAGTTTCAAAACAATGATGGGACAGTTCGAACTGTTGAAAAGGTTGCTTTTCGCGGATGGAGATGCCCCGATTGTGGTGGACAATTAATGAAAGAGAAAGAGGACAGTCTTGTACCGATGGAGTATGAGGACTTTTTTAATAAGCATGGAAAGCCTACGCGTAGAAAAACGAACTTGTACTGTTCTAATCAAGTACGCCTCTATAAAAATGTAGATCCCGACAAGGACGAGACCCGTATTTGTGGGTCAAGACTTTGGCAGGCGAAGAATTCGAAAAAATCATATATATCTGGTAAGCCGAAACCGGTTGCTGGGGTGGCGCCACGAAAAGTATCTCCTGCGGATTTGTTTAAGCGTTGGTTTAAAGGCAAATTTGACCTGGCCATCGGTGACGAATGCCATGAGTTAGCAGGAGGGAGCGCTCAAGCTCATGCTTTTCATGTATTTTTGAATTGTGCCAAACGAGGGATCGCAATGACCGGAACTTTGTCCAATGGTTATGCTTCTTCCTTATTCGAATTGTTTTTCCGGATGTTTCCCTCTCGTCTGAAGCAGATGGGCTTTAATTGGGGAGACGTAGGAAAGTGGGTCGATTTGTACGGTGTACGGGAAAGGGTCACTAAAATACGTGATGACGGAGATTTGAACAGCTCTAGTAACGGGAAGTCGAAAAGGACAAGTGTTAAGGAGTTGCCGGCTGCCGCACCGCAGCTCTTCACGGACATACTCAGTGACGTTGCAGTTTTTATACAGATGGCTGATATGTTCGAAGTCCTGCCGGAACTCAAAGAAGGACCGATGAGTGTTCCTCTTGAGGGTGAAAGAAGACTTATAAGCTGCAAAACCCAAATTGTTCGACGACCAGGTAGAAAGAGAAAGATTGAAAAGAAAATGAGGTTACTTGCGCCGGATTGGTATCTCAGAAAAAATCTGACTGAAGTCGAAAATCGTCTGCGAGAAGCTGTGCAAAAAGAGCTCGCTGCAGGTGGCCAGTCGGTACTTCTAGGGAGCCTTGTGAATACACTTTTGAGTTATTCAGATGTCCCTTTCAATTTCGAAGGTGTCCTTCATCCGGATACAGGAGAATGCATAGTGTCGGATAGTTACCGGCTTAGTGAGCGCCTATTATATCCTAAGGAGCTTCAGATGATCAAGTTTGTCCGATCGCAGCTAAAGCTCGGGCGAAGGGTAGGCATTTATGCGACTTATACGGGGAAAATGGGTACTCTGCAGCGACTCTCTCAGTTACTTGAAGAAAGAGGGATAAAGACAGCCCTACTTGGAACAGAGGTAAAGGGACCAGATCGAGAAGAGTGGATTGCCGAAAGGGTAAGGGAAGGTGCTCAGGTAATACTGACGAATCCAATCCTGGTCAGCACTGGCCTTGATTTATTGATGTTTCCTTCACTTTATTTCTATCAGACTGGGCACCGTCTGAATATTGTGCGGCAGGCATCAAGACGGCATTGGCGGATAGGTCAGCCGAATAAATGTCTTACTGTTTACAACTCATATCAGGGGACAATGCAGGAGCTGGCCATTAATCTTATGGCAGCCAAAATGAGCGCTGCCCAAGCCTTAGAAGGTCAGTTTTCCCAGGAAGGCTTATCAGCTCTTACTGAAGGTTCTGGAGGGAGCCTTGCTACGGAATTGGCGAAACGCTTTGTTGGTAATAATATCGAAGGTGTGGAAAGTGCTGAGTCCATTTGGGGCAAGATGACTATATATGCGACTCAGTTTATTCCGGAATCTTCGGTACAAGCTTTGGTACAGGAAGATACTATTAACGACAATTCCAGTGATTTTGTTGAGGTGGAAGTTCCTTCAGTAGATGTTATTGAAGCGGGATCCCTGCAAGAAGTACTCCTTAAATGGGCAGATGAGTCTATACCAGCTGATCTTCATTCACGATTTGAGCAACAAATAAAATATGTTGTGGAGCGAGTAAAGCAAGGTGTAGAGGGCTTAGAGTTCTCCTGCAGTGCTGAGTCTACGGTTCTAAGCTGGGATTGTTCAAAAGCACCAAGAGATGCGATTGATTTTCGTCGATGGGTTTTCAACTTGACGAATAAGATTGTTCATGAGCAGTCTACATCGAAACAGGAGAAAATTAGACTTGTGGTCGAAGGTAATAAACCAGCTGCCAAAACGAAGAAGAAATACAACGTGGGAGCTGGCCAGATAGCTTTCAAATTTTGA